DNA sequence from the Streptomyces canus genome:
GACGACGTGGTCCGGCGGCGGGGGTACTCCCTTGCTCGCCAGCAGCCCCTTGTGCTCGAAGAAGACCACGGGGTCGTCGCTGCGGATCGCGGCCGCCATCATGCCGATCACGTCGGCGGGGGTGGAGGGTGCCGCGATCTTCAGCCCGGGGACGGTCAGGGCCCAGTTCTCGGTGGCCTGCGAGTGCTGCGCGCCGAAGCCGAGCCCGCCGCCGTTGGCGGTGCGAACGACGAGGGGCACGGTGACCTGGCCGCCCGTCATGTAACGCACCTTGGGTATCTCGTTGGCGAGGTAGTCCCAACAACAGGCCAAAAAGTCGGAGAACATGATCTCCGCGACGGGCCGCATCCCGGTCATCGCGGCGCCCATCGCCGCGCCCACGATGGCCTGTTCGGAGATCGGCGTGTCCCACACCCGCTCCCGCCCGAACTCCTTGAACAGCCCGGCGGTCGTCTTGAACACCCCGCCGGCCTCGCCGATGTCCTCCCCCAGGCAGACGACGGACGGATCGCGTCGCATCTCCCGCGCGATGCCCTCGGCGACCGCCTCCCGGTACGTGATCACGTCCGCCATGCCGCACCCCCGTCCGCCCACACATCGGTGAACGCCTCCCGCGGATCCGGCGGCGGCGCGCTCTTCGCGGCCTCGATCGCCTGCCGTACGACCGTCTGCGCGCGCTCGTCGGCCGCGGTGACCGTCTCCTCGGGCAC
Encoded proteins:
- a CDS encoding alpha-ketoacid dehydrogenase subunit beta, coding for MADVITYREAVAEGIAREMRRDPSVVCLGEDIGEAGGVFKTTAGLFKEFGRERVWDTPISEQAIVGAAMGAAMTGMRPVAEIMFSDFLACCWDYLANEIPKVRYMTGGQVTVPLVVRTANGGGLGFGAQHSQATENWALTVPGLKIAAPSTPADVIGMMAAAIRSDDPVVFFEHKGLLASKGVPPPPDHVVELGHAAVVREGADVTLVALASMVPVALKAAERLAEEDIGVEVVDLRSLVPLDMATVLASLGRTSRLVTVEENPYQGGWGATLVSVVADEGFALLDAPVRRVAAECVPLPFADVLEEQVIPTVDKVVAAVRSLAAY